CGACCTTCTACTGCGCGAAATGCCAGCGCTGATGGTTGACCGAATCTCCGAAAGCTGCTTATAGCGCCGCCTTCACGGTGCGGGTGCTTCCCGCGCCGCTTCCATTATTGCGAAATTTGAGGACGAGCATGGCGAACACGCCCCAGGCAAAGAAGCGTATCCGGCGCAACGGGCGTCGCGCGGTGGTCAACGGCAATCGCGTTTCGCGCATCCGTACCTTCGTGAAGAAGGTCGAGAGCGCGCTGACCGCCGGTGACAAGGCCGCGG
The window above is part of the Sphingomonas sanxanigenens DSM 19645 = NX02 genome. Proteins encoded here:
- the rpsT gene encoding 30S ribosomal protein S20, whose translation is MANTPQAKKRIRRNGRRAVVNGNRVSRIRTFVKKVESALTAGDKAAAVAALSEAQPELARGVAKGVLHKNTASRKFARLTKAVAALG